Part of the Zea mays cultivar B73 chromosome 4, Zm-B73-REFERENCE-NAM-5.0, whole genome shotgun sequence genome is shown below.
GATATAATAATAACACATTTCTCCTCTTTCGTATAATGAATTTATAATTGTACCTTCGATTCTATAGAGTGAGTTAGAACGAAGATGCTTTGAAGAAAAAGGTTACATGTAGCTATCGTTCAACCCTTccaaaaggtactttatgcagggcactgttcatctatttatagggaatcgtacaacttcgtatgaaattacaCTTACACACATATGGATTACATACATAATTTACAAATAATAAAGGACAACATTGTATTTTGCCTTCAGCATTCAGGATGACACCGTCTTCTTACATCATCTTCCTGTGTTGTTATTACGAAGCTACCTTCGTTATCCTTCCATTGTTCTACACCGAAGGTAGTCTGATGTTGAAGCCCCTGCAATGCTTGACAAATATGTTGATAACCAATGGTTAAccgtgttttgaggaccttcgaaagacacaGTTAACCATTGGTTATCGACAAGCAAGTTTGCAATTGGTTAACCCTAAATCCTGTAAACTTCATATAGTTTCACAAATCAAGATGCCACAAAGCCAAACCacagttatttatttattttattgggATGAAGACACGTACAAACGCACTGACAAACAGACAACCAAAGGGCCGCTTCTGAGTTCTGGCTCTCCCTTACAGACTACTCTTGATTCTTGGTGTTGGTGTGGATTTACCACTGCACGCACGCAATGCCATTACATCAATGGTGAACCCCGGGCCCAATCCCACCATGAGCCCCCACTCGCAGCTCCCCTCCTCGTGGTCGAGCTGGCGACGGCGTATAGCCTCGTCGAGGACAAAGATCAGAGTCGGGCCGGTCATGTTGCCGTACTCCCTAAGCACACGCCGACTGGCAGACAGCTTCTCGGGCTGTAGCTTGAGAGCCGCCGTGAAGGTGTCCATGATCCTGGGGCCACCCGGGTGCACCACCCAGAAGAGGTTATTCCAGCCAACACTACCAATGCCCAACGGCGACAGCGCGTCAAGCAGGCACCGCTCGATGTTGCCACCGACCTCCGCCGCCACATCTCCAAACTCGAGGCGATACTCCAGGCCACAATTGGTGAGCTCGACGGCAACCGCCCGCTCCGAGCCGGGCACCGTGGCCTGCGACGCTGATACCATCTCGAAGATTGGGCGCTCAACGGGTTCCTGTGGTCGGCTTCCGACGACAACTGCGCCGGCACCGTCACCGATAAAGGCGTGGCCAATAATTCCGTAGCGGTGGTCTACGTTAGGAACTACGTAACTATCCATGACGCTCCACATGTCCGCGCAAGCGACGAGGACTCGCGCGCTGCGGTTGTTCTCGGCGATGTACTTGGCAACGCGGAGCGCGGCGGAGCTGCCGCTGCAGGCGTGAAAGCCGATCACCGTGCGCTGCACAGTGGTGCTTAACCCGAGAAGGGCAGCGATGCGGAGGTCAATGTGAGGCAGCTGGGCACTGGAACTGGTGGCGAAGACGAGGTGGGTGATGTCTCCGGCCGGGCGGCCCCAGTCGGCAATGGCTTTCTCTGCGGCAGCAGCCACAAGCCCTGGCATGGCACCGGCCACGACAGCTAGCTTGCCTTGCAGACTTGGAGCTGCAGGGTCCAAGAACTCGGGGTGCACACTGAAGAGCTCCTCATTGACTTGCAAGTAGCGTTTTTTTACCATCATCTTCTCACCTGAGAGGCATGTGAACAAGACATCACGGTAAATGCATCTCCGATCTAACCTTGATGTCTTATTTAAAATTAAAATTATGTTTCTAAAAATGTTATAGTTGAATTAATTGTTCATAtttaaattcaaaattttcaaacaacATTGATAGACCATCGATACCAAAGTTATAGAACTCAATGATATCGACAAGCGAGTTTGCAATTGAAAATATTTTCATTGAAACTCATTTAGGATCTCAAAAAATATCCATTTAAAAGAGAATATCCTATTCTTTATTCTTACTCTGCATCTGTCTACCTCTACATTAATTGGTAGGGATAAAAGCAGATACTTATTCGGACATCTAATTATTGTATTACGAATAAATAGAATATAAAATCTACTATGCAAATTAGTATGATTGTTTTTTGCATTAAGGTTGTATATATTAATAAAAGTTAAACATCAAATTTACCATAAATCTTCTTAATTAAATGATAGGTATAAAATTTGGATTCAGATGCAGATTCAGATGTTTTTCACCTATGTCATTGTAGAGAGCAAACAATGCATGAAAGAATTTATGCAaaattttatttttatttgtaataatgtgcttaataaaataaaaaaaatctcaacatcaaattttatacatatctattttaaaatattaaatttattcTAATAATTAAGATATTCACTTTCATCCTTATGGATTGGTCAATGGGTACGCATGCGTATATATATTTCCGTGCGAAAGATTCGAAGTTGAGATAGGGAGTTGTTCAAAGATCAGTTTTTCTTCCTATCTTGCCGCCAAAAATTCAAGGTTGCAAGTAAAATTTAGAAACTCTTGTAGATGCTTAGTAAATCCCAAACAGGTCCTAAAAACTAAAATATACCTACAGCTCCTGATCTACAAATTCTCTAAACTACTCTAACTCGACCTTTTTTTTAACCTTAGCCTAAAATTCTCACTCCCCAAAAGAGTTTTTAGACCACCTAATTAACCAACTCATCAGCTAAAAGTCCTTTCGCTTTGTGCGGCTATCTTGGATGGTAAGATATataaaatgagaatgaaaaatagaAAGATATAATTACATACACGTTTTCCTCATGATTGCTTTGGTGTGCGTAAGATGATCGCTCTTGGTGATACGGAAGTACCAGTCAGTGTACTCATCTTGCCGAACGCAGTTGGCTGGGTTGGCTGTGCCGACGCCAAGCACACACGCAGGCCCGCCGCCGTTATGCCATTTCTGCTCCAATTCGCTGCAACACCAACATGCATTTTCATAAATAATAAAGTATTCGTAACAAAAAAAaacagaatatatatatatatatcataaaatccccaaccagacAAGCAAGGTGCACTCTTTTGAGGTTCTGTGCAGGAATTTTAtagatttttctttttgtgttGTTCTGATATATGTTCTTGTAACAGGAACAGGAGTAGCAGTAGTGCTATATATATGTTGTTGGTCAAGTGATGAATATACTCTTGAAATCTAAAAAAATCGCGCGGGTTGGCTACCTGAGATTGCCGGGACGAGCGGCGGCCATGGGTGGGCAGGAGGAGGTTGCAGGCGCTGTGTGGAGGCGGCTGTTGCCGCGTGCCGAGCTCGGTTGCGTGACGACGGCGGAAGGGCCTGACGACGCCGCCTGGAGATATGACGATGGAAATAGAGCAGGAGCTGGCTTTTAAATAGCCGTCGCGTACTAATAATGTAGATCGTGCATGCAGTCCGTTGTGGGTTTGTTGTAGACCATTTCGTCCGCCGTTCATTCTTCCGACGGTGCAGTGGCAGATCCGTTTGTAACTAACTATGATGTTAGGTCAAGCCTGCTGACTGCTGTGTAGTCTGCTGTGACGGTGAACGATAGAGCAGCTCAGCGTATGTCGGCATTTTTCCCAAATCTCACGGCCTATGGTATTCGAACTCGTGACCATTCTCTAGCGCGCAAACTTCTCTATCACTCCATCCTGATATCAATTGTGTCTATATTATGTTATCTTCTCCACATATTATAACAAACCGAGTGTAAATTGTTTGTTTAAGGCACTAAATGGATTCAAATGATTGTCAACTataaaagttgcataacttttcgaGATCTACAAATTTTATTTTGACAGTTTCTTCATCCGAGATtgattacaaaatttgaattttaaattttaaaCCTTCAAAAAatatcaactacaaagtttcataacttttcaagaccaacaactttcattttggtggtttttccatctgaGATTGTTTGAGAAATTCGAATTTGAAATTTTTTAAATTTAGACGTAGTCTTCGTTAACAAAATGACTTTAAATCAAAAGGTTGCCAACTATAAAATTGTACAACTTCTCAAGGTCTACAaactttattttggttgtttggtcatttattCATCCAACTTGATGGTTCTAACATTATTCACAAATCTTAAAATCTTATGCATCTCTTGTAGTttctaaactacgagagagatataaggtttgtgaacaaatttacttttattttatcatttactgAAATGACCAAAATTAAAATTGTACATCTTGGCGAGTTATAAAACTTTGTTTAGTGTAAAAACAATATTCGGCAAAGCGTTCTTCAAAATGTGATTTGAAAAATTATCTTTGACTAGTGTAAAAAAAATAGTCGGCAAACAAGCTCTTAGCCGACTGTCAAAAACAACATTCGGCAAAGCGTTCTTTGTCT
Proteins encoded:
- the LOC100282779 gene encoding chalcone synthase 8 (The RefSeq protein has 1 substitution compared to this genomic sequence); translated protein: MAAARPGNLSELEQKWHNGGGPACVLGVGTANPANCVRQDEYTDWYFRITKSDHLTHTKAIMRKTCEKMMVKKRYLQVNEELFSVHPEFLDPAAPSLQGKLAVVAGAMPGLVAAAAEKAIADWGRPAGDITHLVFATSSSAQLPHIDLRIAALLGLSTTVQRTVIGFHACSGSSAALRVAKYIAENNRSARVLVACADMWSVMDSYVVPNVDHRYGIIGHAFIGDGAGAVVVGSRPQEPVERPIFEMVSASQATVPGSERAVAVELTNCGLEYRLEFGDVAAEVGGNIERCLLDALSPLGIGSVGWNNLFWVVHPGGPRIMDTFTAALKLQPEKLSASRRVLREYGNITGPTLIFVLDEAIRRRQLDHEEGSCEWGLMVGLGPGFTIDVMALRACSGKSTPTPRIKSSL